In Candidatus Polarisedimenticolaceae bacterium, a single window of DNA contains:
- a CDS encoding DUF350 domain-containing protein, protein MTSVLGILLPWRDLATLLAQTAMWSLLGIVLFAFAIWVMGKLSPFSLRKEIEQDHNVAMGIVMGAALLGLAIIVAAAISG, encoded by the coding sequence ATGACGTCCGTTCTCGGAATCCTGCTCCCCTGGCGCGACCTCGCCACGCTGCTCGCGCAGACGGCGATGTGGTCGCTGCTCGGGATCGTCCTGTTCGCGTTCGCGATCTGGGTGATGGGGAAGCTCTCGCCCTTCTCCCTGCGCAAGGAGATCGAGCAGGACCACAACGTCGCGATGGGGATCGTGATGGGCGCCGCGCTGCTCGGGCTCGCGATCATCGTCGCCGCCGCGATCTCCGGCTGA
- a CDS encoding polyamine aminopropyltransferase has protein sequence MPRPSLLFANVFVVAVCGLVYELLAGTLASYVLGDSVTQFSLVIGIYLSAMGVGAWLSRFVDKGLARRFVEVESAVALLGGLSAPILYLGFGRLTWFSLLLYGVVFAIGVLVGLEIPLLMRILKESLEFKEVVSKVLAFDYVGALVASLLFPLFLVPRLGLTRTSLLMGILNGLVAFWGTWLLRSELGRGVRLLRLQAGGVVLLLGAGFAGADRLATYAEADLFPDEIVRAVTTPYQRIVVTQGRSGFSLYLNGNLQFHSVDEYRYHEALAHPAMAAVERPRRVLILGGGDGLALREVLRYPEVASVTLVDLDPGMTDLSRRFPPLVELNARAFEDPRVTVVNRDAMLWIEEHDARFDVVIADFPDPNSFALGKLYTRRFYRLLAARLAPGGAIAVQAGSPLFARRSFWCIVRTLESAGWHVAPYQVAVPSFGVWGFVLARPMPFDPPERAPEGLRFLDDATLRAMFTLPPDLGPVEVEVNRLDNQALVRYYEDEWRRWER, from the coding sequence GTGCCGCGCCCGTCGCTGCTCTTCGCGAACGTGTTCGTGGTGGCGGTGTGCGGGCTCGTCTACGAGCTGCTCGCGGGGACCCTCGCGTCGTACGTGCTCGGGGACTCCGTCACCCAGTTCTCCCTCGTGATCGGGATCTACCTCTCGGCGATGGGGGTCGGGGCCTGGCTCTCGCGTTTCGTCGACAAGGGGCTCGCCCGTCGCTTCGTCGAGGTCGAGTCGGCGGTCGCGCTGCTCGGCGGGCTCTCGGCGCCGATCCTCTACCTGGGGTTCGGCCGCCTCACCTGGTTCTCGCTGCTCCTCTACGGCGTCGTCTTCGCGATCGGCGTGCTCGTCGGACTCGAGATCCCGCTGCTGATGCGGATCCTGAAGGAGTCCCTCGAGTTCAAGGAAGTGGTCTCCAAGGTCCTCGCCTTCGATTACGTCGGCGCGCTCGTCGCGTCGCTGCTCTTCCCGCTGTTCCTCGTGCCCCGCCTGGGGCTGACGCGCACCTCGCTGCTCATGGGGATCCTCAACGGGCTCGTCGCGTTCTGGGGGACGTGGCTCCTGCGGTCGGAGCTCGGCCGCGGCGTGCGCCTCCTGCGGCTCCAGGCCGGGGGCGTCGTCCTCCTGCTGGGGGCGGGATTCGCCGGCGCCGACCGGCTCGCGACCTACGCCGAGGCCGACCTCTTCCCCGACGAGATCGTGCGGGCCGTCACCACGCCCTACCAGCGCATCGTCGTCACCCAGGGACGCAGCGGCTTCTCGCTGTACCTCAACGGCAACCTCCAGTTCCACTCCGTCGACGAGTACCGCTACCACGAGGCGCTCGCCCATCCCGCGATGGCCGCGGTGGAGCGGCCGCGACGGGTGCTGATCCTGGGCGGGGGGGACGGGCTGGCGCTGCGCGAGGTGCTGCGGTACCCGGAGGTCGCGTCGGTGACCCTCGTCGATCTCGACCCGGGGATGACCGACCTGTCGCGACGCTTCCCTCCGCTGGTCGAGCTCAACGCGCGCGCCTTCGAGGACCCGCGGGTGACCGTCGTGAACCGCGACGCCATGTTGTGGATCGAGGAGCACGACGCGCGCTTCGACGTCGTGATCGCGGACTTCCCGGACCCGAACAGCTTCGCCCTCGGCAAGCTGTACACCCGGCGCTTCTACCGGCTGCTCGCGGCCCGCCTGGCGCCGGGGGGCGCGATCGCGGTGCAGGCGGGCTCGCCGCTGTTCGCGCGGCGGTCGTTCTGGTGCATCGTGCGCACCCTCGAGTCCGCGGGGTGGCACGTCGCGCCGTACCAGGTCGCGGTCCCGTCGTTCGGCGTCTGGGGGTTCGTGCTCGCGCGGCCGATGCCGTTCGATCCTCCCGAGCGCGCGCCCGAGGGCCTGCGGTTCCTCGACGACGCGACGCTTCGCGCGATGTTCACCCTGCCCCCCGATCTCGGGCCGGTCGAGGTCGAGGTGAACCGCCTCGACAACCAGGCGCTCGTCCGTTACTACGAGGACGAGTGGCGCCGATGGGAGCGATGA
- a CDS encoding gamma-glutamyl-gamma-aminobutyrate hydrolase family protein (Members of this family of hydrolases with an active site Cys residue belong to MEROPS family C26.), which translates to MQHTLRLLVIDPSIVWPEDAGVAEIVADWPGTHRVIRPALEPATALRPGDPYDADAVVVMGSRASVHDPHPWLADLGAWLDPLISGALRRPLLGICFGHQLVAARAGAPVGRLHEDGAEERGVQTTRFSGSRLAPDGPMRIVASHGEVVRSRPRGFRVTASRERVAIDALEHDTLPVFSVQFHPEARAEFLARRGMPPGPQDELAFEEQARFLAAFRRAAIAEKRT; encoded by the coding sequence ATGCAGCACACGCTCCGACTGCTCGTGATCGACCCTTCGATCGTGTGGCCCGAGGATGCGGGCGTCGCCGAGATCGTCGCGGACTGGCCCGGAACCCACCGGGTGATCCGCCCCGCGCTCGAGCCGGCGACCGCGCTGCGGCCCGGCGATCCCTACGACGCCGACGCGGTGGTCGTCATGGGGTCGCGGGCTTCCGTCCACGACCCCCACCCGTGGCTGGCGGACCTCGGAGCCTGGCTCGACCCGCTGATCTCGGGGGCGTTGCGCCGGCCGTTGCTCGGCATCTGCTTCGGTCATCAACTCGTCGCGGCTCGGGCGGGCGCCCCCGTCGGGCGGCTGCACGAGGACGGTGCCGAGGAGCGGGGGGTCCAGACCACGCGATTTTCGGGAAGCCGGCTCGCCCCGGACGGGCCGATGCGGATCGTGGCGAGTCACGGCGAGGTGGTGCGGTCGCGGCCGCGGGGGTTCCGCGTGACCGCATCGCGCGAGCGTGTGGCGATCGACGCGCTCGAGCACGACACGCTCCCGGTCTTCTCGGTGCAGTTCCATCCGGAGGCGCGCGCGGAATTCCTGGCCAGGCGCGGTATGCCGCCGGGGCCGCAGGACGAGCTCGCGTTCGAGGAGCAGGCGCGATTCCTCGCCGCCTTCCGCCGCGCGGCGATCGCGGAGAAGCGAACCTAG
- a CDS encoding FAD-dependent oxidoreductase — protein sequence MGAMRRRDFLRAALGASAGAAACRLAPIQAPLPEGEVVGAAASLGHRVREARVERPGPDRWEHVEVAIVGAGIAGLAAARRLRRAGVEDFVLLDVEPAVGGTSRSGRTGGLAHPWGAHYLPAPAASNPDLVELLDEMGVVEGRDVEGEPVFAEEVLVRDPEERVFYRGRWYEGLYLTAGAGPADLEELRRFQSILDDWSGRVDGRGRRAFAVPSDAGSDDADLAALDAITMASWMDERGFGSPRLRWLVDYACRDDYGLRAEGTSAWAGLYYFAARIPKPGRESEPLLTWPEGNGRIVSHLARFARGAIRTGVVAIDVEPVAEGVEIVAAAASGEVRGLRARHAIFAAPQFVARHVVGPWRREPPDHLDAFTYAPWLVANLHLRDRPVDRGFPAAWDNVLYESDALGYVVATHQAGIDRGETVWTWYEALAGRDPRDARDRLEKATQPQLAERVLSDLDRAHPDLRSRVARLDVMKWGHAMVRAVPGFRFGRDRVAASRPLGRLHFANADLAGLPLIEEAFFHGNRAADAILESRRAPDLSRGARS from the coding sequence ATGGGAGCGATGAGGCGGCGCGACTTCCTGCGCGCCGCCCTCGGGGCGAGCGCGGGGGCGGCGGCGTGCCGGCTCGCGCCGATCCAGGCGCCGCTCCCGGAAGGGGAGGTCGTCGGCGCCGCGGCCTCGCTGGGACACCGGGTCCGGGAGGCTCGCGTCGAGCGTCCCGGCCCCGATCGGTGGGAGCACGTCGAGGTCGCGATCGTCGGCGCGGGGATTGCCGGACTCGCCGCCGCGCGGCGGCTGCGCCGCGCGGGCGTGGAGGACTTCGTGCTCCTCGACGTCGAGCCGGCGGTCGGCGGCACCTCGCGATCGGGGCGGACCGGGGGACTCGCGCATCCGTGGGGGGCGCACTACCTCCCCGCTCCCGCGGCCTCCAATCCGGACCTCGTCGAGCTGCTCGACGAGATGGGCGTCGTCGAGGGGCGCGACGTCGAGGGCGAGCCGGTCTTCGCCGAGGAGGTGCTCGTCCGGGACCCGGAGGAACGGGTCTTCTACCGCGGGCGGTGGTACGAGGGGCTCTACCTGACCGCCGGCGCCGGGCCGGCCGACCTCGAGGAACTGCGTCGGTTCCAGTCGATCCTCGACGATTGGTCGGGGCGCGTGGACGGACGCGGTCGCCGCGCGTTCGCGGTCCCGTCGGACGCGGGTTCCGACGACGCCGACCTCGCCGCGCTCGACGCGATCACGATGGCGTCGTGGATGGACGAGAGGGGGTTCGGCTCGCCGCGCCTGCGGTGGCTCGTCGATTACGCCTGCCGCGACGACTACGGGCTGCGCGCGGAAGGGACCAGCGCCTGGGCGGGGCTGTACTACTTCGCGGCCCGGATTCCGAAGCCCGGTCGCGAATCCGAGCCGCTGCTCACGTGGCCCGAGGGGAACGGGCGCATCGTTTCGCACCTCGCCCGTTTCGCCCGCGGCGCGATCCGAACCGGGGTGGTCGCGATCGACGTCGAGCCGGTCGCCGAGGGGGTGGAGATCGTCGCCGCCGCGGCGTCGGGGGAGGTCCGCGGCTTGCGCGCCCGGCACGCGATCTTCGCGGCGCCCCAGTTCGTCGCGCGCCACGTCGTCGGCCCGTGGCGCCGCGAGCCCCCCGATCACCTCGACGCCTTCACCTACGCCCCCTGGCTCGTCGCGAACCTGCACCTTCGCGACCGCCCCGTGGATCGCGGATTCCCCGCCGCCTGGGACAACGTCCTCTACGAGAGCGACGCGCTCGGCTATGTCGTCGCCACCCACCAGGCGGGGATCGACCGAGGCGAGACGGTGTGGACCTGGTACGAGGCGCTCGCCGGTCGCGACCCGCGCGACGCCCGCGACCGGCTGGAGAAGGCCACGCAGCCCCAGCTCGCCGAGCGGGTCCTGTCCGACCTCGACCGCGCCCATCCCGACCTTCGGTCCCGCGTCGCGCGGCTGGACGTCATGAAATGGGGGCACGCGATGGTGCGGGCGGTGCCGGGGTTCCGCTTCGGACGGGATCGCGTGGCGGCGTCCCGTCCGCTCGGCCGCCTTCACTTCGCGAACGCCGACCTGGCGGGCCTGCCGCTGATCGAGGAGGCGTTCTTCCACGGGAACCGCGCGGCGGACGCGATCCTGGAGTCGCGACGCGCCCCGGACCTCAGTAGGGGTGCTCGAAGCTGA
- a CDS encoding DUF4097 family beta strand repeat-containing protein, whose product MRSVFRTFVLVAAAVTAATVVHADSRIEKTLKLAPGGKFFLDSQAGSVEVQGVARDGVRVVITATSDDLAEQWTFEIQELQGEARLIARRKGSDGKSSWFGGWFNSERAPKFVVEVPSKADVEVDTGGGSVSVRDLEGAVAVDTSGGAILVEKVRGNARLDTAGGSIKVSGLDGSVLADTSGGSIRIAGVTGDIKADTSGGSISLDAIAGLVDADTSGGSISATFAKGNNRGGRLETSGGSIRVALDPTIDLRIDAEASGGGVSSELELTSTTTKSRSHLSGTFGKGGQVLRVETSGGSISIEPIP is encoded by the coding sequence ATGCGTTCCGTCTTCCGCACGTTCGTCCTCGTCGCCGCGGCCGTCACGGCCGCCACCGTCGTCCATGCCGACTCGCGGATCGAGAAGACCCTGAAGCTCGCCCCCGGCGGGAAGTTCTTTCTCGATTCGCAGGCCGGCAGCGTCGAGGTCCAAGGCGTCGCCCGCGACGGCGTCCGCGTGGTGATCACCGCCACCTCGGACGATCTGGCGGAGCAGTGGACCTTCGAGATTCAAGAGCTCCAGGGCGAAGCGCGCCTGATCGCTAGGCGCAAGGGAAGCGACGGCAAGTCGTCCTGGTTCGGAGGCTGGTTCAACTCGGAGCGCGCTCCGAAGTTCGTCGTCGAGGTTCCCTCCAAGGCCGACGTGGAGGTCGACACCGGCGGCGGCTCGGTCTCCGTCCGCGACCTCGAGGGCGCCGTGGCGGTCGATACCTCCGGCGGGGCGATCCTCGTCGAGAAGGTCCGCGGGAACGCGCGGCTCGACACCGCCGGCGGCTCCATCAAGGTCTCCGGCCTCGACGGTTCCGTCCTCGCCGACACCTCGGGGGGCTCCATCCGGATCGCGGGAGTGACCGGCGACATCAAGGCCGACACGTCCGGCGGCTCGATCTCGCTCGACGCCATCGCGGGGCTCGTCGACGCGGACACCTCGGGGGGCTCGATCTCGGCGACGTTCGCGAAGGGGAACAACCGCGGCGGGCGCCTGGAGACTTCCGGCGGCTCCATCCGCGTCGCACTCGACCCGACGATCGACCTGCGGATCGACGCCGAAGCGTCGGGCGGAGGCGTCTCGAGCGAGCTCGAGCTCACCTCGACGACGACCAAGTCGCGCTCCCACCTGAGCGGCACCTTCGGGAAGGGCGGCCAGGTCCTCCGCGTCGAGACCTCCGGCGGGTCGATCTCGATCGAGCCCATTCCCTGA
- a CDS encoding M36 family metallopeptidase, translated as MRRVLGIVCLAVGASAAYAVTDPHDHGAQDPRIRPLRPPVTSTESSSEGEREFVRDRRTGRMVMVQGRGIPIVPGRGNTLDARALAGLPLRDGEVGIETLAPLVESFLLENAALVGPVRGRLELDPKASVSSADGRLHTLQYRWSIDGVPVEGAYAFVRINSGNITQFGAPFVGDSAVSTRPAIEGEAARRILARWSGDEEVARFRGQPALVIQLEDDGREGIAHRLVWIVEYKVPGRVETWQGRVDARTGEVVAFRDVNQYGRVTGGVYPRTVVDQEIRVPFPFTSVQAPAAVVADAAGSFTYAGGSASSALGGRWFDVNCVDGCTNPASPLVASSVGTGRLDFGLGGADAVGNGFSTRADRNAFFHLNQVRRLGKKWLPSLGWLDTTIVTNVNILSTCNAFWDGSANFYRSGGGCNNTGEISDVMQHEWGHGLDGNTLGGDGATGEATADAVAVHMTQTSAIGPWFRTNGSPVRELDKTKSSKGLMTRTNVGTKCGAGTGAQGFQVHCEGEIYGQTTWDLSQALVAKHGYHTGWRTSERIFFTSLPNASSYLPSGPSPVYDAYLQADDDDGNLVNGTPNATEIYQAFNAHEIAGTQRPASTPCARPAQPALTATPSCSTIALSWAPVAGAVRYEVLRNEILENAPFFPVATVNAPTTAYTDVHVAPGTDYGYVVMAVTSSGCESPINLRTPARLTPQPILTAVSAVADDLPRGNRSGFPDPGEEVDLRVAFGNFGEIPSGNPSATLVPVTPGVTVLNATDFWPSLEPGAAADNTGILRFSTASAQVACGDAVRFRLDPTDGSGCVPETSYLEVVMGTRETIRRDAFEVASGWTRDAASSTATAGGWTLGDPDPTAWQPGDDVSEDGTFCWFTAPNAGGEGTDDVDGGVTTLLSPVIDLTGRTGARLSFWRWFANRDLGEDSGDFFRVEVSSNGGSSWVTVENLDTNQSATAWTRREFRIEDFVALTSQFRIRFQVADGTATGNLIEAAVDEVRIERPTCDATPACYTAPTFAGLASATPGASCAEVALSWSAASTNCQNAAIRYNVYRSTDPAFVPSAANRIATGLAGTTFQDSLLAPGASYHYLVRADDSRSGEDANLVRRTVVAPSAPDLVPPGFAGLSGVSSGTACGETVLTWSAASETCSVPVSYEVYRSTDPGFVPSPATRVASTFATTFTDAALAPGASYTYVVRARDGLGNEDANLVRFTGGARVLDKPLISEAFEGGPAGWTASAPNDAVTGRWEWGDPAPTGAQPGDDTTADPGVNAWVTGLAAGAGDGDFDVDTGTTTLLSSRYDLTGAVDPVVRYARWFTNDRGGNPGEDPFDVDVSNNDGASWVRLEQVGAGTPLAWVVPDLPLAGVSTPSALMRFRFTARDGGVGGSLVEAAIDDFRIVDRNQGCGGCASPSTVGTILVSRVGSDVVLDWTADPVAGTRFVVYRLGGPALEEAVRIGTTQTRTFVHPGAASAPESFYYRVSAVNACGVEGALE; from the coding sequence ATGCGCCGAGTCCTGGGAATCGTCTGCCTCGCGGTCGGGGCCTCCGCCGCGTACGCCGTCACCGATCCACACGATCACGGGGCGCAGGATCCGCGGATCCGGCCCCTTCGCCCGCCGGTGACGTCGACCGAGTCGTCGAGCGAGGGCGAACGGGAGTTCGTGCGCGACCGCCGGACCGGACGGATGGTGATGGTCCAGGGACGCGGGATCCCGATCGTGCCGGGGCGGGGGAACACCCTCGACGCTCGCGCGCTCGCGGGCCTGCCGCTGCGCGATGGGGAGGTGGGGATCGAGACCCTGGCTCCCCTCGTCGAGTCCTTCCTGCTCGAGAACGCCGCGCTCGTCGGCCCCGTTCGGGGTCGGCTCGAGCTCGACCCGAAGGCGAGCGTGTCCAGCGCCGACGGACGCCTGCACACTCTCCAGTACCGATGGTCGATCGACGGCGTCCCCGTCGAGGGGGCGTACGCGTTCGTCCGGATCAACTCGGGGAACATCACCCAGTTCGGCGCTCCGTTCGTCGGCGACAGCGCGGTGTCGACCCGCCCCGCGATCGAGGGGGAGGCGGCGCGACGCATCCTCGCCCGCTGGTCGGGGGACGAGGAGGTCGCGCGGTTCCGCGGACAGCCCGCGCTCGTGATCCAGCTCGAGGACGACGGCCGGGAAGGGATCGCCCATCGTCTCGTCTGGATCGTCGAATACAAGGTTCCTGGGCGCGTCGAGACGTGGCAGGGTCGCGTCGACGCCCGCACCGGCGAGGTCGTCGCCTTCCGCGACGTGAACCAGTACGGCCGGGTGACCGGCGGCGTCTACCCGCGCACGGTCGTGGACCAGGAGATCCGGGTCCCGTTCCCCTTCACGAGTGTCCAGGCGCCGGCGGCGGTCGTCGCCGACGCCGCCGGGTCGTTCACCTACGCCGGCGGGAGCGCCTCCTCGGCGCTCGGCGGGCGGTGGTTCGACGTGAACTGCGTCGACGGCTGCACGAACCCGGCGTCTCCCCTCGTCGCGTCGTCGGTCGGAACGGGGCGGCTGGACTTCGGTCTGGGGGGCGCGGACGCCGTCGGGAACGGATTCTCGACGCGGGCGGACCGCAACGCGTTTTTCCACCTGAACCAGGTCCGACGTCTCGGGAAGAAGTGGCTCCCGTCGCTCGGCTGGCTCGACACGACGATCGTCACCAACGTGAACATCCTCTCCACGTGCAACGCCTTCTGGGACGGGAGCGCGAACTTCTATCGCTCGGGAGGAGGGTGCAACAACACCGGCGAGATCTCCGACGTCATGCAGCACGAGTGGGGGCACGGCCTCGACGGAAACACCCTCGGCGGCGACGGCGCCACCGGCGAGGCGACCGCCGACGCGGTGGCCGTTCACATGACGCAGACCTCGGCGATCGGGCCGTGGTTCCGCACGAACGGCTCCCCCGTGCGCGAGCTCGACAAGACGAAGTCGTCCAAGGGGCTCATGACCCGCACGAACGTCGGCACCAAGTGCGGCGCGGGAACCGGCGCGCAGGGATTCCAGGTCCACTGCGAAGGGGAAATCTACGGGCAGACCACGTGGGACCTCTCCCAGGCGCTCGTCGCCAAGCACGGTTATCACACGGGATGGCGGACCTCGGAGCGGATCTTCTTCACGTCGCTCCCCAACGCGAGCTCGTATCTGCCCAGCGGGCCCTCCCCCGTCTACGACGCGTACCTCCAGGCGGACGACGACGACGGCAATCTCGTGAACGGGACGCCGAACGCGACCGAGATCTACCAGGCTTTCAACGCCCACGAGATCGCGGGGACGCAGCGTCCCGCCTCGACCCCGTGCGCGCGCCCGGCGCAGCCGGCGCTCACCGCGACGCCGTCGTGCAGCACCATCGCCCTGTCGTGGGCGCCGGTCGCCGGCGCCGTGCGCTACGAGGTCCTGCGCAACGAGATCCTCGAGAACGCACCGTTCTTCCCCGTCGCGACCGTGAACGCCCCCACGACCGCGTACACCGACGTCCATGTCGCCCCCGGGACCGACTACGGCTACGTCGTGATGGCCGTGACGTCGTCCGGGTGCGAGTCGCCGATCAACCTCAGGACGCCGGCGCGTCTCACCCCGCAGCCGATCCTGACCGCCGTTTCGGCGGTCGCGGACGACCTTCCTCGCGGCAATCGTTCCGGTTTCCCCGATCCGGGGGAGGAAGTCGACCTTCGGGTCGCGTTCGGGAACTTCGGCGAGATCCCCTCGGGGAACCCCTCGGCCACGCTCGTCCCCGTCACTCCGGGAGTGACGGTGCTCAACGCGACCGACTTCTGGCCGTCGCTGGAGCCGGGGGCCGCCGCCGACAACACCGGGATCCTCCGTTTCTCGACCGCGTCGGCCCAGGTCGCGTGCGGCGACGCCGTGCGGTTCCGGCTCGATCCGACCGACGGGAGCGGGTGCGTTCCCGAGACGTCCTACCTCGAGGTGGTGATGGGAACGCGCGAGACGATCCGCCGCGACGCCTTCGAGGTCGCCTCGGGGTGGACGCGCGACGCCGCGAGCTCCACGGCCACCGCCGGGGGATGGACGCTCGGCGATCCCGACCCGACCGCGTGGCAGCCCGGGGACGACGTCTCCGAGGACGGCACGTTCTGCTGGTTCACGGCGCCCAACGCCGGGGGCGAAGGGACCGACGACGTCGACGGCGGCGTGACGACCTTGCTCTCCCCCGTGATCGACCTCACCGGCCGGACCGGGGCCCGACTGAGCTTCTGGCGCTGGTTCGCGAACCGCGACCTCGGCGAGGACAGCGGCGACTTCTTCCGCGTCGAGGTTTCGTCCAACGGCGGTTCGAGCTGGGTCACGGTCGAGAACCTCGACACGAACCAGTCGGCGACGGCGTGGACGCGCCGCGAGTTCCGCATCGAGGACTTCGTCGCCCTCACCTCCCAGTTCCGGATCCGTTTCCAGGTCGCCGACGGCACGGCAACCGGGAACCTGATCGAAGCGGCCGTGGACGAGGTGCGGATCGAGCGGCCGACGTGCGACGCGACCCCCGCGTGCTACACGGCGCCGACGTTCGCGGGCCTCGCTTCCGCGACCCCCGGTGCGTCGTGCGCCGAGGTGGCGTTGTCCTGGAGCGCCGCCTCCACGAACTGCCAGAACGCCGCGATTCGCTACAACGTCTATCGGTCCACCGATCCCGCGTTCGTCCCGTCGGCCGCGAACCGCATCGCGACGGGACTCGCGGGCACCACCTTCCAGGACTCCCTTCTCGCTCCCGGAGCCTCGTACCACTACCTCGTCCGCGCGGACGACTCCCGCTCCGGGGAGGACGCCAACCTCGTCCGCCGCACGGTCGTCGCGCCCTCGGCCCCCGACCTCGTGCCCCCCGGGTTCGCGGGGTTGAGCGGCGTCTCGAGCGGCACCGCGTGCGGGGAGACGGTGCTGACCTGGTCGGCGGCGAGCGAGACCTGCTCGGTCCCGGTGTCGTACGAGGTCTACCGTTCGACCGACCCGGGGTTCGTTCCCTCGCCCGCGACGCGCGTGGCGTCCACGTTCGCCACGACGTTCACCGATGCGGCGCTGGCCCCCGGGGCCAGCTACACCTACGTCGTCCGCGCGCGCGACGGCCTCGGGAACGAAGACGCCAACCTCGTGCGATTCACGGGCGGCGCTCGCGTGCTCGACAAACCCCTGATCTCGGAGGCGTTCGAGGGCGGCCCCGCCGGCTGGACGGCGAGCGCCCCGAACGATGCCGTCACCGGGCGCTGGGAGTGGGGCGATCCCGCGCCGACGGGAGCGCAGCCGGGGGACGACACGACCGCCGATCCCGGTGTGAACGCCTGGGTCACGGGGCTTGCCGCCGGGGCGGGCGACGGCGACTTCGACGTCGACACGGGCACCACGACGCTGCTTTCGTCGCGCTACGACCTGACCGGGGCGGTCGATCCCGTCGTCCGTTACGCGCGCTGGTTCACCAACGATCGGGGCGGCAATCCCGGGGAGGATCCGTTCGACGTCGACGTCTCCAACAACGACGGCGCGTCGTGGGTCCGTCTGGAGCAGGTCGGCGCGGGGACGCCTCTCGCGTGGGTCGTCCCCGACCTTCCGCTCGCGGGCGTGTCGACGCCATCGGCGCTCATGCGCTTCCGATTCACCGCCCGCGACGGGGGTGTCGGCGGCTCGCTCGTGGAGGCGGCGATCGACGACTTCCGCATCGTCGACCGCAACCAGGGCTGCGGCGGATGCGCCTCCCCCTCGACCGTCGGCACGATTCTCGTCTCGCGCGTCGGCAGCGACGTCGTTCTCGATTGGACGGCGGATCCGGTCGCGGGGACCCGGTTCGTGGTCTACCGGCTCGGCGGTCCGGCGCTCGAGGAGGCGGTTCGCATCGGAACCACCCAGACGCGCACCTTCGTGCACCCCGGCGCCGCGTCGGCTCCCGAGTCGTTCTACTACCGCGTGAGCGCGGTGAACGCCTGCGGAGTCGAGGGCGCCCTCGAGTAG
- a CDS encoding transporter — translation MFPTRALLILAFFAPIAAAGDGPIQDNSFLVEEAYNQETRVVQHISNWTRDDDSGDWAYTFTQEWPVRSQKHQLGFTLPYVHLEDRNGVGDLFVNWRYQAVGSGETPVAFAPRLSLLLPTGDDDRGRGSGELGAQVNLPLSVTLGKRFVSHLNAGATIVADLDTWNAGASLIWLARPRFNVMLESSYVEGDEDAIFLVSPGVRWSHDLKSGLQIVPGIAAPIGVGASSGARSIFLYVSFEHPY, via the coding sequence GTGTTCCCGACCCGAGCGCTTCTGATTCTCGCGTTTTTCGCCCCGATCGCCGCGGCCGGCGACGGCCCCATCCAGGACAACTCGTTCCTCGTGGAAGAGGCGTACAACCAGGAAACGAGGGTCGTGCAGCACATCAGCAACTGGACGCGCGACGACGACAGCGGCGACTGGGCCTACACCTTCACGCAGGAGTGGCCGGTGAGGAGCCAGAAGCACCAGCTCGGCTTCACGCTCCCCTACGTCCACCTCGAGGATCGCAACGGCGTCGGCGATCTGTTCGTCAACTGGCGCTACCAGGCGGTGGGAAGCGGCGAGACGCCGGTGGCGTTCGCGCCGCGCCTCTCGCTCCTCCTGCCGACCGGAGACGACGACCGCGGGCGCGGCTCCGGCGAGCTCGGCGCGCAGGTGAACCTCCCGCTCAGCGTCACCCTGGGAAAGAGGTTCGTCTCGCACCTCAATGCGGGGGCGACGATCGTCGCCGACCTCGACACGTGGAACGCGGGGGCGTCGCTGATCTGGCTCGCACGCCCGCGATTCAACGTGATGCTCGAGTCGTCCTACGTGGAGGGGGACGAGGACGCGATCTTCCTCGTCAGCCCCGGGGTCCGGTGGTCGCACGACCTGAAGAGCGGGCTTCAGATCGTCCCCGGAATCGCCGCGCCGATCGGGGTCGGCGCGAGCAGCGGCGCCCGCTCGATCTTCCTCTACGTCAGCTTCGAGCACCCCTACTGA